From the Candidatus Peregrinibacteria bacterium genome, one window contains:
- a CDS encoding helicase yields MNNDLTFITNEDGKNLKDRFATLIKDTRFFDVLVGYFYTSGFYAIYPSLEKTEKIRILIGISTNRQTYDLIQRIQSHKEIGENFGEAVKEEMEASENNFSVEEGVQKFLDWLKSGKLEIRAYPEEKIHSKLYIMTFNEGDRDTGRVITGSSNLTQNGLVDNLEFNVELKNPSDHLFAKNKFEELWLKGIDVSEQYIETIQKDTWLREDITPYELYLKFLYEYFKEEINEDEALEHSFRPDNFKELKYQDHAVINARKIVEEYGGVFLSDVVGLGKTFMGTMLCQELKGRTLVLAPPHLVDEHNQGSWENAFRNFGFRARDYKCRSIGILDQIIERDEHKDFDTVLIDEAHRFRTEETETYTKLAQICRGKKVILVTATPYNNSPRDLLAQIKLFQRIRQSTIPNLPDLEGFFKNLEKKLQGLDRQKDKTEYLNITKENAQLIRERVLKYLMVRRTRKEIVQYYGEDLKKQGMKFPEVANPVPIFYEFSEEENDVFFSTIKMITGNFKYARYTPMLYFKGVSAMEKQSQQNMMKFMKMLLIKRLESSFYAFRKSIDRFIASYERFIEELEKNQTVYVSKKHAQKIFDYLERGDLEGVDRLIDDGKAEKLSSGDFAENFQEDLLHDLEILREIREMWKTIKRDPKILAFKNKLAKESVVRDSKLIIFTESQETASYLKEGLQDVFPNQIVSFSGGNSAEDREEVMANFDANARIPKDNYKILITTDVLAEGSNLHRANVVINYDIPWNPTRIMQRVGRINRVDTKFDKIYTYTFFPTDQSNEEIKLRECAEAKIQAFISLLGADAKLLTEDEIVEGHSLFSRLISKETIEGETEVESDLGYLQEIRKIRDENPSLFEKIKKLPKKARSARKSQTENSRLLTYFRKGKLQKFFLVENDGVLIPQEIDFLQSAKFLSAKEQEVRSKLDRDFYTLLEKNAEMLGKVTDIEEEEFSSKRGSRDNAARLAKMLKSKEVRNFSGFTEDDEAYIERVIEELDAGGIPKRLSQKIYAKIQDTPEIIVNPIKLLGILKLTLSNDFLEPTHAEMKIGISSRKEIILSEYFNSQPQ; encoded by the coding sequence ATGAATAACGACCTAACCTTTATCACCAACGAAGATGGTAAAAACCTAAAAGACAGGTTTGCAACGCTTATTAAAGATACTCGTTTTTTCGATGTTCTCGTTGGGTATTTTTATACCAGTGGTTTTTACGCAATTTATCCATCCTTAGAAAAAACTGAAAAAATCAGAATTTTAATTGGTATCAGTACCAATCGCCAGACGTATGATCTCATCCAAAGAATACAGTCTCATAAAGAGATTGGTGAAAATTTTGGAGAAGCAGTCAAAGAAGAAATGGAGGCGAGCGAAAATAATTTTAGCGTTGAGGAAGGTGTGCAAAAATTTCTTGATTGGCTTAAAAGTGGAAAATTGGAAATCCGAGCCTACCCTGAAGAAAAAATACATTCGAAGCTCTATATCATGACCTTTAATGAAGGAGATAGAGATACTGGGAGAGTCATTACGGGATCAAGCAATCTCACACAGAATGGACTTGTCGACAATTTGGAGTTCAATGTGGAGCTTAAAAACCCATCTGATCATCTCTTTGCAAAAAATAAATTTGAGGAACTTTGGCTAAAAGGCATTGATGTTAGTGAACAGTATATTGAAACCATTCAGAAAGACACATGGCTACGCGAGGATATAACCCCGTATGAGCTCTATTTGAAATTTTTGTACGAATATTTTAAGGAGGAAATTAATGAAGATGAGGCGCTTGAACACAGCTTTAGACCAGATAACTTTAAAGAGCTCAAATATCAAGATCATGCCGTCATAAATGCGAGAAAAATCGTTGAAGAGTATGGTGGAGTTTTTCTCTCTGATGTAGTGGGTCTGGGAAAAACCTTTATGGGAACGATGCTTTGCCAAGAACTAAAAGGCAGAACCCTTGTACTTGCGCCACCACATCTTGTGGATGAACATAATCAAGGAAGCTGGGAAAATGCATTCCGTAACTTTGGATTTCGGGCTCGCGATTATAAGTGTCGATCTATAGGCATACTTGATCAAATTATTGAGCGAGATGAACACAAAGATTTTGACACTGTACTTATTGATGAAGCACATCGATTTAGAACTGAAGAAACTGAAACCTATACGAAACTTGCTCAAATTTGTCGTGGAAAAAAAGTTATTTTAGTAACTGCGACTCCCTATAACAATTCTCCGCGAGATTTACTTGCACAGATCAAACTCTTTCAACGTATTAGACAAAGCACCATTCCAAATCTCCCTGATCTTGAAGGCTTTTTTAAGAATCTTGAAAAGAAGCTTCAAGGACTAGATCGACAGAAAGATAAAACAGAATATCTAAACATTACTAAGGAAAATGCACAACTTATTCGTGAGAGAGTCTTGAAGTATCTGATGGTAAGACGTACTCGAAAAGAGATCGTTCAATATTACGGTGAAGACCTAAAAAAGCAGGGCATGAAGTTTCCTGAGGTAGCAAACCCAGTACCAATTTTTTATGAATTTAGCGAAGAGGAAAATGATGTGTTTTTCAGCACAATCAAAATGATTACTGGCAATTTCAAATATGCGCGATATACACCAATGTTGTATTTCAAGGGTGTATCTGCCATGGAAAAACAGAGCCAGCAAAACATGATGAAGTTTATGAAAATGCTTCTTATTAAGCGATTGGAAAGTAGTTTTTATGCATTCCGAAAATCTATCGATAGGTTTATCGCTTCGTATGAGCGTTTCATAGAGGAGCTGGAGAAAAATCAAACGGTGTATGTCAGCAAAAAACATGCACAGAAAATTTTTGATTACCTTGAGCGTGGCGATTTGGAGGGCGTAGATAGGCTTATTGATGATGGCAAAGCGGAAAAACTTTCGAGCGGTGATTTTGCAGAAAACTTCCAAGAAGATCTTTTGCACGACTTAGAGATTTTAAGAGAGATACGAGAGATGTGGAAGACTATCAAGCGTGACCCTAAAATCCTTGCGTTTAAAAATAAATTGGCAAAAGAAAGTGTTGTGCGTGACAGTAAGCTAATCATATTTACAGAATCTCAAGAAACGGCGAGTTACCTCAAAGAAGGTTTGCAGGATGTTTTCCCAAATCAAATCGTTTCATTTTCTGGTGGGAATTCAGCAGAAGATAGAGAGGAAGTTATGGCAAATTTTGATGCCAATGCGAGAATCCCAAAAGATAACTACAAAATACTCATAACGACAGATGTACTTGCGGAAGGTTCGAACTTGCATCGCGCGAATGTTGTAATCAACTACGATATCCCATGGAATCCAACCAGAATCATGCAAAGAGTCGGGCGTATCAACCGTGTTGATACCAAATTCGATAAAATTTATACCTATACTTTCTTCCCAACCGATCAATCCAACGAAGAAATCAAACTTCGAGAATGTGCAGAGGCTAAAATTCAGGCTTTTATCTCACTTCTTGGTGCGGATGCCAAACTTCTCACTGAAGATGAAATAGTCGAGGGACATAGCCTCTTTAGTCGATTGATTTCCAAGGAAACTATTGAGGGGGAAACCGAAGTCGAAAGTGATCTTGGATATCTTCAGGAAATAAGAAAGATCAGGGATGAAAATCCTTCGTTGTTTGAAAAAATTAAAAAACTACCTAAGAAAGCCCGATCAGCAAGAAAATCACAAACAGAAAACTCAAGATTGCTGACTTACTTCCGAAAAGGCAAATTACAAAAGTTTTTCCTTGTAGAAAATGATGGTGTTTTAATCCCACAGGAGATCGACTTCCTTCAATCAGCAAAGTTTCTTTCGGCAAAAGAGCAGGAAGTAAGAAGTAAATTAGATCGTGATTTTTACACACTACTTGAAAAGAATGCAGAGATGCTTGGAAAGGTTACCGATATTGAGGAAGAAGAATTTTCTTCAAAAAGAGGAAGCAGAGATAATGCCGCACGTCTCGCGAAGATGCTTAAATCCAAGGAAGTAAGAAATTTCAGTGGATTTACCGAGGATGATGAGGCCTACATTGAACGCGTTATTGAGGAGCTTGATGCAGGTGGAATCCCGAAAAGGTTATCGCAAAAGATCTACGCGAAGATTCAGGATACTCCTGAGATAATCGTAAATCCGATCAAACTGTTGGGGATATTAAAACTCACGCTTTCAAATGACTTTCTCGAGCCAACCCATGCGGAGATGAAAATTGGGATTTCTTCCCGAAAAGAGATCATTCTGTCCGAATATTTTAACTCACAACCGCAATGA
- a CDS encoding DUF3168 domain-containing protein: MNLKTAIYEQLKNDPAIEEILAGRIYRSFAPQGAEFPFLTYQRITGTNKNDIDFTTERFQLDLVGKLEEEDQLETLKEAVINCLNRFKGDLGDTGFQVKSVWLEIVADDFNEDNSARRIVLDFKFAYLRT; encoded by the coding sequence ATGAACCTAAAAACTGCTATCTACGAACAACTGAAGAATGATCCTGCTATCGAGGAAATCCTTGCTGGACGGATTTACCGCTCATTTGCACCGCAGGGTGCGGAGTTTCCGTTTCTTACCTATCAGCGAATCACAGGTACAAACAAAAACGATATCGACTTTACCACTGAACGTTTTCAGCTTGATCTCGTCGGAAAGCTTGAAGAGGAAGACCAACTGGAAACACTCAAGGAAGCTGTTATCAACTGCCTGAATCGTTTCAAGGGAGACCTTGGAGATACGGGCTTTCAGGTGAAATCAGTGTGGCTCGAGATTGTGGCCGATGACTTCAATGAAGACAACTCGGCGCGTCGGATTGTCTTGGATTTCAAATTTGCCTACTTACGCACCTAA
- a CDS encoding DUF5309 family protein codes for MPIINGKYSTYDSPFLDELVKGIAIQIDPKLTTSLDLFPEFEPINTTKIKWYDAKTYALEGQVGTGGWTDGAITTSLPISALFASLVNVGDVLRIENEYVVVKSVNRTGFTVDVYARGHGGTTGAAHTATTTVYILGNAQVEGTVDGDNLLEDTIEQINFTQIVEEPIELSLTAQKQKYLDVTDKLNEERTKAMTRALKKLNQAVLFGKPSAGSKTTPRSFGGLKHFIENTSSSFNYNVGGAFTETHLKNVLLEMARRGGSPNTILCSPDIKSAINTFNASNTRYGRDERIAGNFVDRYEGEGVGVLDIVADPFLRNSFGEMYVINTRKLGKTWFVDDKLRFAPEPSNSRTLKETLQGQLTVRIKDVVTDCARMYGIS; via the coding sequence ATGCCAATCATAAATGGAAAATACTCGACCTATGACAGTCCTTTTCTCGATGAACTCGTAAAAGGTATTGCCATACAGATCGATCCCAAGCTCACGACTTCGCTGGATTTATTTCCCGAGTTTGAGCCAATTAATACCACTAAAATCAAATGGTACGATGCCAAAACCTACGCACTCGAAGGCCAAGTCGGGACTGGGGGCTGGACTGATGGTGCAATCACCACGTCTCTGCCAATCAGTGCCCTTTTCGCCTCACTCGTAAACGTAGGAGACGTGCTTCGTATCGAAAACGAGTATGTCGTTGTGAAATCTGTTAACCGTACAGGCTTCACCGTTGATGTGTATGCTCGTGGTCACGGCGGAACGACTGGTGCGGCTCATACCGCTACCACTACCGTTTACATTCTGGGAAATGCACAAGTGGAAGGCACTGTCGATGGCGACAACCTGCTAGAAGACACTATCGAGCAGATCAACTTCACTCAGATTGTGGAGGAACCCATTGAACTTTCGCTTACCGCTCAAAAACAGAAATACCTTGATGTGACCGACAAACTCAACGAGGAACGTACCAAAGCGATGACTCGTGCTTTGAAGAAACTCAATCAGGCGGTGCTTTTCGGGAAACCTTCTGCGGGAAGTAAAACCACTCCCCGATCTTTTGGAGGACTCAAACATTTTATCGAAAACACTTCGAGCTCGTTCAACTACAACGTGGGCGGAGCATTTACCGAAACACACCTTAAGAATGTGCTTTTGGAAATGGCTCGTCGCGGTGGAAGTCCGAACACGATTCTTTGCTCGCCTGACATAAAGAGCGCCATTAACACCTTTAACGCTTCAAATACCCGCTACGGCCGTGATGAACGCATCGCAGGGAACTTTGTGGATCGTTATGAAGGTGAAGGCGTTGGCGTGCTGGATATCGTGGCTGATCCGTTCCTCAGGAACTCATTTGGTGAAATGTATGTCATCAACACTCGCAAACTCGGAAAAACATGGTTCGTCGACGACAAACTTCGTTTTGCACCTGAACCTTCCAACTCTCGAACGCTGAAAGAGACTCTGCAAGGTCAATTGACTGTTCGTATCAAAGACGTGGTGACTGACTGCGCTCGTATGTACGGCATCAGCTAA
- a CDS encoding HK97 gp10 family phage protein has translation MSIQVTGINRVLTALASGVEKYVKRTEQATMKAGLKAEYFAKKNTPVDTGNLRSSINTQLYAKKTDRVEAVVGTNVEYAPFVEFGTRRMKPRSMFRKTIDENGKDIWQTFNQALQ, from the coding sequence ATGTCGATCCAAGTCACAGGAATAAATCGGGTTCTCACGGCACTTGCCAGCGGTGTGGAAAAGTATGTGAAACGCACTGAACAAGCGACGATGAAAGCGGGACTCAAAGCGGAATACTTCGCCAAAAAGAATACGCCTGTGGATACGGGAAATCTCCGTTCCAGCATCAACACCCAACTGTATGCCAAAAAAACAGACCGTGTGGAAGCCGTTGTCGGGACGAACGTTGAATATGCACCCTTCGTGGAATTCGGCACTCGCAGGATGAAGCCCCGATCAATGTTCCGCAAAACGATTGATGAAAACGGCAAAGACATCTGGCAAACCTTTAACCAAGCACTCCAATGA
- a CDS encoding DUF2130 domain-containing protein, whose amino-acid sequence MQDIKCPHCGKVFKVDEAGFADILKQVRDHQFEKELHERLELAEKEKASAVQLAESKFQNTLQGELAKKDKELAELKAEKDRNLGEQLAKKESELAEMKSKLDKAEVEQKLSVTEAVKTIEKERDNLANELKNKETEKQLLEKSLQEKFTSDLRTKDDIIKMKDEAIERYKDMKLKLSTKMVGETLEQHCETEFNKLRATAFQNSYFEKDNDAKSGSKGDYIYRETDEAGNEIISIMFEMKNEGDETATKKRNEDFLRELDKDRTEKKCEYAVLVSLLEGESELYNTGIVDVSHKHPKMYVIRPQFFIPIITLLRNAAMNSLKYKAELALMRTQNIDVTNFEGQLNDFRDSFGRNFRLASEKFKTAIDSIDKSIEQLQKTKENLLRSEDNLRLANNKAEDLTIKKLTRGNPTMTAKFDELSGGGNSKQDES is encoded by the coding sequence ATGCAGGATATAAAATGTCCACATTGCGGAAAAGTCTTCAAAGTCGATGAAGCTGGATTTGCAGACATACTCAAACAAGTCCGTGATCATCAGTTTGAAAAAGAATTGCACGAGCGACTAGAATTGGCAGAGAAAGAAAAAGCCAGTGCTGTTCAACTCGCCGAATCAAAATTCCAAAATACATTGCAAGGAGAGTTGGCGAAAAAAGATAAAGAATTAGCAGAATTAAAAGCTGAAAAAGATCGTAACTTGGGGGAACAGTTGGCGAAGAAAGAATCTGAACTGGCTGAGATGAAATCGAAACTTGATAAAGCAGAGGTGGAGCAAAAACTTTCTGTTACTGAAGCGGTTAAAACAATCGAAAAAGAACGTGACAACCTAGCAAATGAGCTAAAAAACAAAGAAACAGAAAAACAATTACTCGAAAAATCTTTACAAGAAAAGTTTACTTCTGACCTCAGAACAAAAGATGACATCATCAAAATGAAAGATGAAGCGATTGAACGTTATAAAGATATGAAGCTGAAACTTTCTACTAAAATGGTCGGCGAAACTCTGGAGCAGCACTGCGAAACAGAATTTAACAAACTGCGTGCAACCGCCTTTCAAAACTCCTATTTTGAAAAAGATAATGATGCAAAATCAGGAAGTAAGGGTGATTATATTTACCGCGAAACCGATGAAGCAGGAAATGAAATCATTTCCATCATGTTTGAAATGAAGAATGAGGGAGATGAAACCGCCACCAAAAAACGAAATGAAGATTTTTTACGAGAGCTTGATAAAGATCGCACTGAAAAAAAGTGCGAATATGCAGTACTTGTTTCTCTTCTGGAAGGAGAAAGCGAACTTTACAATACTGGGATTGTAGATGTCTCTCATAAACATCCCAAAATGTATGTGATTAGACCACAATTTTTTATACCGATCATCACGCTTCTCCGAAATGCCGCCATGAATTCTCTCAAATATAAAGCAGAGCTTGCATTAATGCGAACGCAGAATATTGATGTTACTAATTTTGAAGGCCAATTAAATGATTTTCGCGATTCATTTGGCAGAAACTTCAGATTGGCGTCCGAAAAGTTTAAAACTGCGATTGATAGTATTGATAAATCAATTGAGCAGCTTCAAAAGACAAAAGAGAATCTATTGCGATCTGAAGATAATCTTCGTCTTGCCAATAACAAAGCGGAAGATTTAACCATCAAAAAATTAACTAGAGGAAATCCTACTATGACAGCTAAATTTGATGAGCTTTCAGGTGGTGGAAATTCTAAACAGGATGAATCCTAA
- a CDS encoding N-6 DNA methylase gives MKKTDAIEIVQKAFGGVFNEQSFQVFIANLLKNYETLDKVREGQYIREAFRQFISKYQIIGAFKDNEGNYVDILQVFLCKGTSLERARTAQRNFVADYLKNNLKVAALVAFIAPDEQDWRFSLVKMEYSLDVKEGKLKTSEEITPAKRWSFLVGLNEGSHTAQSRFVTLLESNKSPNLKELEEAFNIEKVTNEFFEKYCDLFLRMKESLDGLLEKDPQLKIDFESKEITTVDFAKKTLGQMAFLYFLQKKGWFGVAPSKEWGSGAKNFLRALFNARGKYGENFFDDVLEPLFYEALAQDRGRDAIYPRLNNCRMPFLNGGLFEPMNGYSWETTHISLPDELFSNSNKTKEGDTGDGILDVFDRYNFTVNENEPLEKEVAVDPEMLGKVFENLLEIRDRKSKGAFYTPREIVHYMCQESLINYLQSETGETISREDLELFIQKGVQIIQNDKIVLERNKKIDSTYKFLLPESIRASAGKLDLLLANIKVCDPAVGSGAFPLGMLNEIVRARQVLGVHSGSALSPYDLKLHTISHSIYGVDIDSGAVEIAKLRMWLALVVEEKDPHPLPNLEHKIMQGNSLLSEYEGIKLFDDSFLTDTGSAEKEKAEINEKLTILQREYFDLHSKNQLDPVKKLQIERDTKQLQKRLNEFSKKPDNGDYINSIGLFDAPAKQQIAQEKTEKLQRKIEQFISESRKTQKQDLKEEIDNLKWELIEATLEEQGRMDKLADVRSLRKKNIRPFFIWKLEFSDVFRENGGFDIVIGNPPYGANIDSLVDTYRTIYPEVIQNYADIYKIFFDLGFRILKKHGTETYITPNTYLAQPRYKDLRAFILKKHIFHIINLGEKVFEGVVVPVCISIIKNEPLLNNYFFSDLSVNGQYLGSFSHLTSINVSTEQVFSTVDLSLMQNFTLKDDELFANTILEIRDAGIQYHRSGIGLKNKGGNDLYERLFTDSPERFPNTNSIWYGKKIDRYFITEKTDEYFNLDYKQVLNSNESVSFTKDAFQRKTKLLWRQTASTLIATIDAQGKWFRNTIQCGWVKDEYSSSFDLKYILSLFNSSYFKYLYQKIVNETAGRAFPQVKITYIRKLPIKKISLEDQKPFIDAVDQILAITSSPDYDPKKPPIRQRELEGKIDEMVFDLYELASEEREIILKS, from the coding sequence ATGAAAAAGACTGATGCAATTGAAATAGTTCAAAAGGCGTTTGGCGGAGTGTTTAATGAACAATCCTTTCAAGTTTTTATTGCTAATCTGCTTAAGAACTATGAAACTTTAGATAAAGTTCGTGAAGGACAGTACATTCGCGAGGCATTTCGCCAGTTTATTTCGAAGTATCAGATCATCGGAGCATTTAAAGATAACGAAGGTAATTATGTAGATATTTTGCAGGTTTTTCTTTGCAAAGGTACTTCTCTTGAACGGGCTCGTACAGCTCAGAGAAACTTTGTAGCCGATTACCTCAAAAATAACTTAAAGGTAGCGGCACTGGTGGCATTTATTGCCCCAGATGAGCAGGATTGGCGGTTCTCACTTGTGAAAATGGAATACTCGCTTGATGTAAAGGAAGGAAAACTTAAAACAAGCGAAGAAATTACTCCTGCAAAAAGATGGTCGTTTTTGGTGGGACTTAATGAGGGAAGCCATACGGCTCAAAGTCGTTTTGTAACACTTCTTGAAAGTAACAAATCACCAAATCTAAAAGAGCTTGAGGAGGCCTTTAATATAGAAAAAGTAACGAATGAGTTTTTTGAAAAATACTGTGATCTATTCCTTCGAATGAAGGAATCACTTGATGGACTTCTCGAAAAAGATCCTCAACTCAAAATAGATTTTGAATCCAAAGAAATCACGACGGTGGATTTCGCCAAAAAGACACTGGGGCAAATGGCCTTCCTGTATTTTTTACAAAAAAAAGGTTGGTTTGGTGTTGCTCCAAGTAAGGAATGGGGGTCTGGTGCAAAGAACTTTTTACGAGCTCTTTTTAACGCTCGAGGAAAATATGGAGAAAATTTCTTTGATGATGTGCTGGAGCCTTTATTCTATGAAGCATTGGCGCAGGATCGTGGTCGAGATGCTATCTATCCAAGATTGAATAACTGTCGTATGCCATTCCTCAATGGTGGTCTTTTTGAGCCAATGAACGGATACTCATGGGAAACGACACACATTTCTCTTCCTGATGAGCTTTTTTCCAATTCGAATAAAACAAAGGAAGGAGACACGGGCGATGGAATCCTCGATGTCTTTGATCGTTACAACTTTACCGTCAATGAAAATGAACCGCTCGAAAAGGAAGTGGCGGTTGATCCTGAAATGCTTGGAAAGGTATTTGAAAACCTGCTTGAAATTCGCGACAGAAAAAGTAAGGGAGCCTTTTACACCCCTCGTGAGATCGTGCATTATATGTGCCAAGAAAGTTTGATCAATTATTTACAATCGGAAACTGGAGAGACTATCTCGCGTGAAGATCTTGAGCTCTTTATTCAAAAAGGAGTTCAGATTATCCAAAACGATAAGATTGTCTTGGAAAGAAATAAGAAAATTGATAGCACCTACAAATTCCTACTTCCTGAAAGTATTCGTGCGTCTGCTGGGAAACTAGATTTGCTTCTTGCCAATATCAAAGTCTGTGACCCCGCCGTTGGGTCAGGAGCGTTCCCTCTGGGAATGCTGAATGAAATCGTGCGGGCAAGGCAGGTTTTGGGGGTGCATTCTGGTAGTGCGCTTTCACCTTACGATCTCAAGCTTCACACCATTTCACACTCCATTTACGGTGTGGATATTGATTCGGGTGCGGTTGAGATTGCCAAGCTTCGTATGTGGCTTGCACTTGTGGTGGAAGAGAAAGACCCACATCCACTTCCTAACCTTGAGCACAAGATCATGCAGGGAAACAGCCTATTGTCGGAGTATGAAGGGATCAAGCTTTTTGATGACTCTTTTTTGACTGACACTGGTTCTGCTGAAAAGGAAAAAGCTGAGATTAATGAGAAACTGACTATCCTTCAACGAGAATATTTTGATCTTCATAGCAAGAACCAGCTAGATCCTGTGAAGAAGTTGCAAATTGAACGAGATACAAAACAACTACAGAAGAGACTCAATGAATTTTCAAAGAAGCCTGATAATGGCGATTATATAAACTCCATTGGCCTTTTTGATGCCCCAGCGAAACAGCAGATAGCACAGGAGAAAACCGAGAAGCTCCAAAGGAAAATTGAACAGTTTATTTCTGAATCACGTAAAACCCAGAAACAGGATTTGAAAGAAGAAATTGATAATCTCAAATGGGAACTTATCGAAGCTACTTTGGAAGAACAAGGCAGGATGGATAAGCTCGCTGATGTTCGGAGTCTTCGCAAAAAAAACATTCGTCCGTTCTTCATCTGGAAATTAGAGTTTAGCGATGTTTTTAGAGAGAATGGTGGCTTTGATATAGTAATCGGAAATCCTCCATATGGCGCAAATATAGATAGTTTAGTAGATACATATCGAACTATCTATCCAGAAGTCATCCAAAATTATGCCGATATTTATAAAATATTTTTTGATCTTGGATTTAGGATCTTAAAAAAACATGGTACCGAAACATATATAACTCCAAATACCTACCTTGCTCAGCCGAGATATAAAGATTTGAGAGCCTTTATTCTAAAAAAGCATATTTTCCACATAATTAATTTGGGAGAAAAGGTATTTGAAGGCGTTGTTGTTCCAGTATGCATCTCCATAATAAAAAATGAACCACTCTTAAATAATTACTTTTTTAGTGACTTAAGTGTTAATGGGCAATATCTAGGAAGTTTTAGCCATCTTACTTCAATAAATGTATCAACAGAGCAAGTCTTTTCTACGGTAGATTTGAGTCTTATGCAAAATTTCACTCTGAAAGATGATGAATTATTTGCAAATACCATTTTGGAAATAAGGGATGCAGGGATTCAGTATCATAGGTCGGGAATCGGATTAAAGAACAAAGGAGGAAATGACCTTTATGAAAGATTATTTACAGATTCGCCAGAGAGATTCCCCAATACAAATTCTATTTGGTATGGCAAAAAAATTGACAGATATTTTATTACCGAAAAAACGGATGAATATTTTAATCTAGATTATAAGCAAGTTTTAAATTCAAATGAATCTGTTAGTTTTACTAAAGACGCGTTTCAAAGAAAGACGAAATTACTCTGGAGACAGACAGCGTCAACCTTAATTGCAACAATAGATGCTCAAGGGAAATGGTTTAGAAATACCATTCAGTGCGGATGGGTTAAAGATGAATATTCTAGTTCATTTGATTTAAAATATATTTTAAGCCTCTTTAATTCATCGTATTTTAAATATTTATATCAAAAAATTGTTAATGAGACGGCAGGTAGAGCCTTCCCACAGGTAAAGATTACTTATATCAGAAAGTTACCAATTAAAAAAATATCTCTCGAAGATCAGAAACCATTTATTGATGCTGTAGATCAAATCCTCGCTATTACCTCCTCTCCCGATTACGACCCAAAGAAACCGCCTATCAGACAAAGGGAGCTAGAAGGAAAAATCGATGAGATGGTGTTTGATCTGTATGAACTCGCTTCTGAGGAACGAGAGATTATTCTGAAATCTTAA